The genomic DNA CTAGTACGCCTTAAGCGACAAACACAGGACAAAATTTCGTCCCGTATCATTACCTTTATTTGCAGCTAATAAGTGGAATATGTCGCCAATCCGTCGTGTATTGAGGCGTGAGCATATCCCTTCGCATATGCCACTTGGGGCTGATACCTTGTGAGCCTAGAAACATTGTGCCACTGCCGTAGCGTTGATTTAATGCATCAACAGCTTTCATTAGTTCTGGTCGGCCCGGCTTTGCCGTAAACATATCCAGTTGTTGATACTGTTCATCAATTAAATCTATAAGGCCCACGCCGACTTTGTAGTATTTGATACCTGGAATAAATAGTTGGGGTATTGCTTGTGAGACCAGCTGACTAATCACAATGGTATCGTTAGTTGCACAAGCGGGCCGCAGCAACTGCTTAAAGCCTCGACTGATACCATCATCAAACGGCGAGTTATGTGCAAATATTAAAATCGCACCGACTACGCTACCTTGCTCTCTTGCTTTTAAACATGCACAGCTCACATGCAGTGAAAATGCTTGCATCAACGAGTGTAGCTCCAGTATTCGTTGGCCAGTGCTTCTCGTTGAGAAAATTTGCTGCTTATTCGCTCGCGCTTCATCCCATGATTTTGCGGATACACCGTTAAGTTCGAGTATCGTTCTCTCCATCTCCACGCTGAAATGCTGCTTAGCAAGCTTCGGTGGCATATTCGCCAACTTGTATCCGGTTGTTATTCCCATGTCTTTGAGACGTATGCTTAACTTTCGGCCCACTCCCCACACATCGGACACACACATTTGAGATAAAATACGGTCTCTTTGTTCATTATGCTCAATCACACAAACCCCATTGAAACCAGGTAAACGTTTAGCAGCATGATTGGCGACCTTACACAGCGTCAGCGTTTTTCCAAACCCCACACAAACGGGTAAACGCACTTCTTTCCAAACAGTTCGACGGATTTGCTTTCCCAGAACCTCAAGCGGGGGCAGAGCCTCACAGGCATTTGATACATCTATGAAGGTTTCATCAATACTGTATACATGTTGTCTTGGAGCAAATGCGCCAATGATTTGCATCATATGCATCGATAAATCTGCATATAGCTCATAGTTTGACGAGCATACAATGACACCTTTTTTTTCGCACAATGATTTAATCTGGAAAAAAGGTTTAAAGCGCTCGATACCAATAGCTTTAGCCAAACGATTTACAGCAACCACACAACCGTCGTTGTTGCTCAGTACTATGATTGGTTTGTTGCGCCAATCAGGGCGAAACACCGCTTCCGCTGAACAATAAAAACTATTGGCATCAACAAGCGCAAACATTAAAGCAGTTTCAGCAAACGAGACGGCCGGTGACAGCGTATAGAGCGGATAACGACGCCTTCTACAGTAAACCTATCACAACTACTGACAGCTACTGGGCCATAGTGTTCATTGGCTGATAGGAGCATACGTCTTGATTTATCGATAATCTTACACACAAACTCGCCGTTGATATTTGCGACAATGACATCACCACTCTCTACATGGACGTGACGGTCAACAATCAATACATCCCCATCGTGTATACCGCTACCCAACATTGAGTCTCCGGACGCTAGACCGATAAATGTGGCTGATGGATGCTCAATAAGTAAGTCATCTAAACTCAGTGGGAGTTGCGAATATTCAGTCGCGGGGGATTCAAAACCTGTAAGGCCAGCACTCGCTAGAATAGGGATTACTTTCATTAAAGTCTTACACTGTATTTATATACAGCAATTATAGATACATTGGGCAAAAAGAGAAACTAGTAATTGCCGTAAAAAAGAGTCACTTGAATCAGTCTCCGCATAGACGTCAGATGATTGGATGATGTCTGTTCGCGTTTTTACTAAGCCTACCTTTCAGGCATGCAATTACTCTTAAGTGAGTAATTATCAACTTACAACCATATTGATAGTTATGTTAGATTTGGACTAAAGCCTAACTAAAGGATTTATAATGAAAGCATGGATAGCAATTCCGTTATTAGCCTCGGGGTACCTGAACGCTTCTGAATTTCGTACACCAAATTGCCCAATTGGCTGCCCAAGTCTTGATATTGAGGGGAATATAGTCATTTTCGAACGGCTATACACACTCTCCCAAAATAAGAAAACGAAGTTTGCTGATTGGGTGGCTTATGAAGTCGATGTGCTTAACTTTGGCACAACAACTAACAGAACGTGGAAAAACAATCCTTTACTTGATGAAAATGAACGACTGGAAAAAGATGACTACAGTG from Agarivorans gilvus includes the following:
- a CDS encoding Y-family DNA polymerase gives rise to the protein MFALVDANSFYCSAEAVFRPDWRNKPIIVLSNNDGCVVAVNRLAKAIGIERFKPFFQIKSLCEKKGVIVCSSNYELYADLSMHMMQIIGAFAPRQHVYSIDETFIDVSNACEALPPLEVLGKQIRRTVWKEVRLPVCVGFGKTLTLCKVANHAAKRLPGFNGVCVIEHNEQRDRILSQMCVSDVWGVGRKLSIRLKDMGITTGYKLANMPPKLAKQHFSVEMERTILELNGVSAKSWDEARANKQQIFSTRSTGQRILELHSLMQAFSLHVSCACLKAREQGSVVGAILIFAHNSPFDDGISRGFKQLLRPACATNDTIVISQLVSQAIPQLFIPGIKYYKVGVGLIDLIDEQYQQLDMFTAKPGRPELMKAVDALNQRYGSGTMFLGSQGISPKWHMRRDMLTPQYTTDWRHIPLISCK
- a CDS encoding LexA family protein, whose protein sequence is MKVIPILASAGLTGFESPATEYSQLPLSLDDLLIEHPSATFIGLASGDSMLGSGIHDGDVLIVDRHVHVESGDVIVANINGEFVCKIIDKSRRMLLSANEHYGPVAVSSCDRFTVEGVVIRSIRCHRPSRLLKLL